One Lysinibacillus fusiformis genomic window carries:
- a CDS encoding IclR family transcriptional regulator, which yields MNQETFEKNYTMSSLHKAIKVLKAFTKEEPTLSLTELSKKTGISISSLQRFVSTFVYEGFLHKDERTKRYQLGHSLLYLGNLVKQESSLIIVAEPLLKKLNEDMGESVSMNIIDGLERRCILNYDSTYPLSTKMYVGDTSPLYAGASSKTLLAFMPNVEEYVEHISLEPITDRTILSKELLLEELQQIRSQRFAKSSSERVRGACSVSAPILSASHQIIASVTLVIPEVRYSDYDEYQLIETIQHVAEEIEKQLY from the coding sequence ATGAATCAGGAGACTTTCGAAAAAAACTATACAATGTCGTCGCTCCATAAAGCGATTAAAGTGTTAAAAGCTTTTACGAAAGAAGAGCCAACTCTTTCTTTAACAGAGTTAAGTAAAAAGACAGGAATTAGTATTTCCAGTTTGCAGCGTTTTGTTTCTACCTTTGTGTACGAGGGATTTCTTCATAAAGATGAGCGTACAAAACGCTATCAATTAGGTCATTCACTATTATATTTAGGAAATTTAGTAAAACAGGAATCTAGTCTAATTATTGTTGCAGAACCCCTTTTAAAAAAGCTAAACGAAGACATGGGTGAAAGTGTTTCCATGAATATTATCGATGGATTGGAAAGACGCTGTATTTTAAACTATGATTCAACATATCCGCTTTCAACGAAAATGTATGTTGGTGATACCTCCCCTCTTTATGCTGGTGCATCATCTAAAACATTGCTCGCATTTATGCCAAATGTTGAAGAATATGTAGAACATATATCTCTTGAACCCATCACGGATAGGACAATTCTTTCAAAAGAGCTGCTGTTGGAGGAATTACAGCAAATCCGATCTCAGCGTTTTGCAAAAAGTAGTAGCGAGCGTGTACGCGGGGCATGTTCTGTATCAGCACCGATTTTAAGTGCTTCACATCAAATCATCGCATCGGTGACGCTTGTCATTCCAGAAGTACGATACAGTGATTATGATGAATATCAATTAATTGAAACCATTCAACACGTCGCAGAGGAAATTGAAAAGCAACTGTATTAA